AATCACCCCGATCGGTAATGGACACGAGGCACCGAGCGGATGGTCGTCATTCTCCAGATTCGCCAGGAGTAAACATGTTTTTCCGCGCATCCCGCATCACGAGCACCACGCAGGTCGGACATCCGGGGCAGAGGGCCACCTCCGGCTTCCTCGGCCCCAGGACCCTCTGCGCCCTCGCGGCGCTCTGCGTCTCCTCGCTCGGCCTCGCGTGCAGCGCCTCCGGCGACCGTGATGGCCGGGCTTTCGGCAACGTGGAAGAGACGAGCGGCGCGGGGGACGGCGGAGGAGGTTCGAATCAAGGCGGCGCCCCCGGCACGGGCGGCGACATGTTCGATTTCGACGGCGGCATGCTGGGCACCGGCGGAGGCGGCGGCGAGGAGGCCTGCGCCCAGACCGGCGGGAAAGCCGAGCCCGTCGAGCTCGATCTCATCATCCTGCTCGATCGTTCGGGCAGCATGTACGGCCAGAACTGGAACGGCGCGACCGCCGCGCTGAAGCAATTCGTCGAGGATCCGGCCTCGGCGGGGATCAACGTGGGTATCCTCTATTTCCCCATCGATACCCCGCCGGACGGGCTCGTTTGTAACTTCAAACATTACGACGACCTCTCCGTCCCGATCGGGGCCTTGCCCGCGAACACGAACGCCCTCGTGCAGTCCATCGACGCCGAGAGCCCGAACGGCGGCTCGACGCCCATGTACGGCGCCCTCGAAGGCGCGCTCTTCGCCGCGACCGCCTACAAGGACGCGAACCCGAACCACAAGGTCATCCTGGTCTTCGCCAGCGACGGCGATCCCAATAGCTGCCCCGGCAACCAGAACGACATCCCGAGCATCGCCGGCCTCGCGAAGAGCGCCCTCGACTACAACGGCGTCGAGACGTACGTCGTCGCCATCAATGGCGCGAGCGTCCTCAACCTCGATCAGATCGCCGCCGCGGGCGGGACCCAGAAGTCATTCGACGTGACCGGCAACATCTCGCAGTTCGCGCAGAAGATGAACGAGATCCGCTCGAAGGCCCTCGCCTGCGAGTTCCTCGTCCCCGAGCCCCAGGGCGGCCAGCCGCTCGAGCTCGACAAGGCCACCGTCAAGCACACGAGCGGCCAGGGTATCGCGAAGGAGATCCCGCAGGCCCAGGGCGCCGCCGACTGCGGCGTGGGCCCTGGCTGGTATTACGACGACCCGAAGGACCCGAAGAAGATCATCCTCTGCCCCGGCTCGTGCCAGGTCGTCCAGAGCGATCCGGACGCGAAGCTCGACGTCTTCTTCGGGTGCAAGCCCGACATTCACTGAGCTACGGCTTCTTCTTCAACGCCTCCAGGGCCTCGCGCAGCTCCTCCTCGGTGAACGGGAGCCGCGCGAGCGCCGCCTTCTCGTCGGCGAGCGCGAGCTCGAGCGCGCGCTCGGCCTCGCGCGCCCGACCGATCCAGGCCGACGCTTCCCCCGTCCGATCCCCGAGCCGCGCCGTCCCCTTCATCATGTCGAGCCCCTTCTCGAGGAGCACGCGGTACCGCAGCCGCATCGCCCCCTCGAAGAGCTGCTTCTCGCGAAGCGTGTCCGCCGCCGCGGGCGGAGGCACCCGCATCACGTCGCGGTGGAGCTCCTGGTAGAGCTGCCCCACGCGGTAACCCGCCATCGCCGACCAGTGGGCGTCGAGGCTGCGCATCGCCTCGGTGTACGCCCCCTGCGCGTCGAGCAGGCCCTGGCAACGCTTCTCGAGCGTCTCGGCGAAGTTCGGCGGCACGGGCACGAACGTGATCGCCTCGCTGCGCTTGCGCCGCACCTCGCCCACCGCGAACCAGAGCTGCGCGAGCTCGATCGGAGGCTTGCCCGACACGCCGAGCCGCTCGCGCTCCACGAGGTCCCGCGCCACCGAGACCTCACGCGCCGCCTCGTCCACGAGGTCCTGCTCGACGAGGCCGAGCGCCCGCGCCCCGCGCGCCTCGATCTGCTCGAGCACCACGAGGTCCTTCCGCGCGAGGAGCTTGTCCGCCACCACGACGAGCTCGCTCCAGCGCTCGAGGTACGCGAGGACGCGACCGAGACGAAAGAGCGCGCTGCGCTCGAGCGCGTGGCCGGGGAAGCGACGCAGGAGCTCGCGATGCCGCGCGGCCGCAGTCTCGCGCTCCCCGAGCGCCTCGTAACCGACGGCCGCGTTGTAGAGGCTCGCGGCCCCGATCTCACCGTCCGGCGCGAACCGCTCGAGCTTGTCGAAGACCTCGGCGGCCTCGTGGTGTTTTCCGGCGAGGAGCAGCGCCTTCGCCCGCTCGAACTCCGCGACGAGCTCGGCTTCGCTGTAGGGCGAGACCACGACGGGCGAGACCTCGACCACGGGTCCGACCGCTGCCTTCGGCGCCGGGCGCTTCGCCTCGGGGCGAGGGCCGGACGAACCACAACCGGCGAGCAGGCCGACGAAAAGGAGCACGAGGACCGTACGGGGAGAATCCATCATAGGACGGCCGGGGGCATCGCGGACGAACTCGGCCCTGCGGAACGGCGGGCGAAGAAGCACATGAGCCGCGCGGAAAGGGGATCCGAGGCCCCTTGTCCTAGGGTACCTTGAAACCATCGCGTGCGGCTCCCCGACCTCGGGGGGCGGCTCGATGATGGACCAGCAAGCGGGGCTCCTCGAGATCAGGACGGGAGCCCTCACCTGGAGGTGGGCATGATGAAGCGG
The nucleotide sequence above comes from Polyangium spumosum. Encoded proteins:
- a CDS encoding vWA domain-containing protein, coding for MFFRASRITSTTQVGHPGQRATSGFLGPRTLCALAALCVSSLGLACSASGDRDGRAFGNVEETSGAGDGGGGSNQGGAPGTGGDMFDFDGGMLGTGGGGGEEACAQTGGKAEPVELDLIILLDRSGSMYGQNWNGATAALKQFVEDPASAGINVGILYFPIDTPPDGLVCNFKHYDDLSVPIGALPANTNALVQSIDAESPNGGSTPMYGALEGALFAATAYKDANPNHKVILVFASDGDPNSCPGNQNDIPSIAGLAKSALDYNGVETYVVAINGASVLNLDQIAAAGGTQKSFDVTGNISQFAQKMNEIRSKALACEFLVPEPQGGQPLELDKATVKHTSGQGIAKEIPQAQGAADCGVGPGWYYDDPKDPKKIILCPGSCQVVQSDPDAKLDVFFGCKPDIH
- a CDS encoding tetratricopeptide repeat protein, whose amino-acid sequence is MMDSPRTVLVLLFVGLLAGCGSSGPRPEAKRPAPKAAVGPVVEVSPVVVSPYSEAELVAEFERAKALLLAGKHHEAAEVFDKLERFAPDGEIGAASLYNAAVGYEALGERETAAARHRELLRRFPGHALERSALFRLGRVLAYLERWSELVVVADKLLARKDLVVLEQIEARGARALGLVEQDLVDEAAREVSVARDLVERERLGVSGKPPIELAQLWFAVGEVRRKRSEAITFVPVPPNFAETLEKRCQGLLDAQGAYTEAMRSLDAHWSAMAGYRVGQLYQELHRDVMRVPPPAAADTLREKQLFEGAMRLRYRVLLEKGLDMMKGTARLGDRTGEASAWIGRAREAERALELALADEKAALARLPFTEEELREALEALKKKP